In one Bombyx mori chromosome 22, ASM3026992v2 genomic region, the following are encoded:
- the LOC101740982 gene encoding uncharacterized protein LOC101740982 produces the protein MSSREYPKVWSRFERTIQGDRTLQFEIEDIPESMWSTAVEFMLGNYIREDVWWSTAGTAQNMDAVQEYRVLLTSIIKQKASVACFLAEGDGSGRTLVGVNMCLPQEKGRFVDHKPPKTKAGLLSLRMLAEAMKVTAIYDKYDVNEYLMGAGLSVTPEYRGLGIAVELLRARINLARELRFRVTGGIFTGQRAQNSAEKADMECVYKISYKDFGKRCNIKFNTDTKELKFYAIRT, from the exons ATGTCTTCTCGGGAGTACCCTAAAGTGTGGAGTCGTTTCGAGCGTACTATCCAAGGAGACAGAACATTACAGTTTGAAATAGAAGATATACCGGAGTCGATGTGGAGTACCGCAGTGGAGTTCATGCTCGGAAATTATATTAGAGAAGATGTCTGGTGGTCAACGGCGG GGACAGCACAGAACATGGATGCTGTTCAGGAGTATCGCGTGTTGCTGACATCGATCATTAAGCAGAAAGCGAGCGTCGCTTGCTTCCTCGCTGAAGGAGACGGCTCCGGGCGAACGCTTGTTGGCGTTAACATGTGCTTGCCTCAGGAAAAAGGACGCTTCGTTGATCACAAACCG CCAAAGACCAAGGCGGGTTTATTGTCCCTCCGAATGCTCGCCGAGGCAATGAAAGTGACAGCAATTTATGACAAATACGACGTGAATGAATATCTCATGGGAGCTGGGCTCTCAGTCACGCCTGAATACAGAGGCCTTGGTATCGCCGTCGAGTTACTTAGAGCAAG aATAAATCTAGCCAGGGAATTACGGTTTCGTGTAACTGGTGGTATCTTTACCGGCCAAAGAGCGCAGAACTCTGCAGAAAAAGCCGACATGGAATGCGTCTATAAAATATCATATAAGGATTTCGGTAAACGGTGCAATATCAAATTTAATACCGACACAAAGGAGTTGAAATTCTATGCCATAAGAACATAA